The Clostridium sporogenes region TTTGTGCCAAAACAAAGCATATATTTCATATATTCATTTATATTTTTTTAATGATATAGATATAAAAATTAGAATTTAACTTTTTTAGTCATATTAAAAACTAAAAAAACTTTACTTTAAAATATATACTACTAAAATTTTAATATTAATTTTATGAACATAAAAAAACTACACCTTTTTAAGTGTAGTTTTTATATGAAAATTCAATCAAATGTAGTTAGTACAATGGCTGTATTTATTTAGTATGAAGAATTTCCTCTTATTTTCAGCTCTATATATTCATTAAATTTAATAAAATCTATAGCTAAAAACTTCTAAAAGACATCTAAAACTTTTGTTTCTTTTTACATATACTTTAATTTTATCACTATCATTTTAGAACAAGTTTTTTCTTTTACTTCTTAATTTATTATAAAAATTTTTAAGCCTTTAATAATTAATTTTTTATACTTTTTACAATTTTTTTGTTGTTTTTTATTTTAAGATAATCTTTTTTTTAATATATGCTATTCTAAAAGCACCATTTTTTTCACTATTTTAACATCTTTAAATCTTATATAGTATATACAATTTATTTTTAATTACCAACTTATTTTTATTTTCTTCCTATAAAATTCAGTTATTATTTTATGAAATTAAATCAAGTTTTACTATAAATCTTTCAGGTGCAGATCCTATATATCTAAATGGATAACATGTAACTAATGTAATGCTTGATTTATTTTCTTGTTCTAGTATTGACTTATCCTCTGGATTTGTAATATATATTTTTTTTACTTTAAATTCATAAATTTCATTTAAACTTTCTATGTTAACTTTATCTCCAATATGTATATTTTCTAAAAAACCAAAAGTTGTTTCTCTATGTCCTAAAATTACTGAAGTCCCATAATCCCCAGGATATATTCCATTATCATATAGGGTAGCTCCACCCTTTAAATTTTCTTCTGTAGCCCCCTTTAATATAGGAATCTCATCACCAGTTTTAGGAAAAATAATCTTTCCGATTATACTTTTATCCTTAATCTTAATTTCAGGAAATTTTTTTTGATTATCTTTAATATTTTCTGATTTATTATCTTTTAATTTATTATTTGGTGATTTATTACTTTTATTATTTTCTAATTTATCATTATAAACTATGACTCTTTCTTTATCCCACTTATTTAAATTTTCAGATATTGTTCTTTTATCCAAATATATTTGGATAAAAGGATAACTAATAAATAATAAACCAACTATTATTATTATTATAATGACTAAAAAAGTAATAATCCTATGCCTTTTCTTATTCTCTAAATTCATTTAAAGCACCTTCCTATAATTTAATTATTATAAACTAAATAATTTATTTTCCTTACACTTTTGTTAATACTCAAAACTGCTGAATTGCAGTATCAACAATGCTATAGCTTTTACCTTTATCATTAATTTTTTTAATACAAGGTTTATAATATCAAAAAACAAAGATAAATAAAATATATATTTTATTTATAATTTACATTAGTTTATACACTGAAATGCCACTAAGCCTTAGAGAATATTCTTATTCTTGTAAGCTTGAAGAAAAAAGGATTAGTCTTAAGATTTTGTCTAGAATTCTTAAGCAAATAGATATCCCCAAAACTTCTGAGATATTTAAGATAACTCAAAAAAGTATAAGATATTCTGATAGTCTTGCTTCTATATTCTATAAAGAAGTTAATAATACACCAATTTTAAGGGATATAAAACTTCCAAGATATGTTCCAGAAATGAAACCATATGAACTTAATATTTCTGTTTATGATGAGTTTCTTAAAGGTGGTGTAAAAAGTGAATAACCAGGATTATCCACTACACCCACCTATTGATTTTTCCATGGCCTAGTCATACAATGAAGGATTCAACTATGAAATGTTAATTAGAGTCTATTTTATATCCTACTCCCCAAACTGTTTTAATATATCTTGGATTTTTAAAATTATCATTTAATTTAATCCTTAAATTTTTGATATGAGTCATTATTGTAGAATCACATTCATAAAATTCCTCATTCCAAATGTTTTCATATATATTTCTACTACTAAAAACTTTTCCTCTGTTTTGAACTAATAATTTTAATATTTCAAACTCTTTTACTGTTAAATGAACTTCTTGATCATTTATGTACACTTGATGGCTCAAAAGGTCTATTTTTAAATCTTCTATTACTATCTCATCTTTATTTATATCATTTGACTTAACTTTAAGGTATCTTCTCAATTGTGCTTTAATCCTAACCATAAGTTCCAATGGGTTAAATGGCTTGCCTATGTAATCATCAGCACCATTTAATATACCAGATATTTTATCATTATCTTCTCTTTTAGCGGATAACATTATTATAGGTGTATCTTTATAGTTCCTAATGCTCCTACATACGCTTATTCCATCTATATCTGGAAGCATTATGTCTAATATTACAAGCTTAATATCTTCTTCCTTTAATATTTTTAATGCACTTACCCCATCCTCTGCTAAAAAGATGCCATATCCTTCATTTCTTAAATATATTTCTATTAAATCTCTAATTTCTTTCTCATCATCTACCACTAATATATTTATTTTATTCATATCTTCTCCTTATAGATTAAATTAGCCCTTTGCAATTAAGATTCTTATAAACATTATGCAAGAGCCAAATTGATTAAAAGACATAGTTATATCATAGAATTAATTTAAAACAAATTTTTTTCCCATTATACTCTGCAAGAATTTTTCCATTGTGCAGCTCAACTATGTTTTTAGCAATTGCTAATCCAAGCCCTGTACCACCTTTTATCGAGTTTCTTGCTTTATCTCCTCTGTAAAATTTATTAAATATATTATTTATTTCTGCTTTATTAAAATCATCACATTCATTAGTGATACAAATTATAATATTTTCCTCTTCAGTTAGGCTCACTTGAATTTCACTACCGATATTACAATATCTTATTGAATTAATTAATAAGTTTTCTATAACTCTAAGCATTTTATCTGGATCTATATTAATGTTTATGTCTTTATTTGGAAGTAACAGTTTTATTTCTAAGTTTTTTTCACTGCATAATGGAACAACTCCTGTAACAACTTGTCTTATAAATTCATTTAGAGATATGTTTACTTTATTTAATTCTGGTTCACAATTACTAAGTTTATTATATTCAAAAAAATCATTAATCAATTTATCTAAGCTAGTTGATTTTAAATCTATTATGTTTATATATTTTCTTATGTTATCATTATAATTATATTCATTTTTTAATAAATTTACATATCCTATTATTGACGTTAAGGGAGTTCTTAAATCATGAGATATATTCATTATAAACAAATCTTTATCTCTTTCTATTTCCTTCTCTTTTTTCTTATACTCATATAATTTTTGAGACATATCATTTATACTTTTTCCTATCTCTGAAATTTCATCTTTACCCATAATTTTAACCCTATATTTTAAGTTACCTTTAGCAATTTCTTTTAGACCTAAACACAATTTTTTTATATAATCAAGTTCCTTATTAGTTAATATAAAAAATAACATCATAAATATAATTATAGGAACAATTAATACAAGTATAGAATGACCTTCTGATTTAAGTAAAGTTCCACTAAATAATATATATCTATTATTATCAAGTTTATCAATAACATTATATTTAATTGCATACTCTGTAGTATCGATGTTATTATTGGTATTTGTTATTGAATCCAAGTCAAAGTTTTTTTCCATAGAATTTTTATTTTTTATTAGAACTTCTCCATTTTTACTTAAAATAAAGATATCAGCATATCTTACATTTTCATTTATAATAGAGTATATTTCAGTATCATTTTTAGCATTTGCAATTTTTTTCTGTATGGCTTTACATTGTTTAGCAAAACTAGCAGTTTGTACATAATAATCACTACTATTTGTCCCAAGCAATTCATCAACAAGAAATCCTGAAGGTATTGAAATGATTAAACTTACTAAAAACATCATTATTAATTTAAACCTTAGTCCTTTTGTATTAATTAAAACCAATTTTATATCCACTCCCCAAACGTCTCAGTATACTTCATATTTTTTAAGATACAATTTAATTTTGATGAAAATTACTATTAAGAAATCTATTTTATATTCATATCATTTATTATATTTTGTAACTTATCGCTATACAACCCTTGGGTAAAAAATATAGTTCGCAAGTTTTGATATTCTTCTTCCTCCATTACCATTCCATGAGTATCATGAACTAAGACCATCTTAGATTTAGGATAAGATTGTGTTATGGCTTTGGCCACATTGGGAGAAAAGTCAATGTCTATATCACCAATAAGAAATAGTACCTCACCGTTATACTTTTTTCTATCTTCTAAAAGATTAATTTTGGGAGCATCCAAAGTACCATCTTTCACTTGTTTTAAATAATCCTTTAACAATTCCTTACCCCACTCAAAGCACACATTGACATCAGTATTAGGTTTTTTGCAATATTTAATTATCTGTTCTCCATCTATTTCAAACATTCTAACTTTTGTGGATTCTACTATAGGAGATTTCATCATGATTTTACATAAAGAAAAATTGTATTCTGGGTTAAGTAAATTTTTATAGTAAGTTTTCTTATTACCTTGATGAATCTCATCAATAAGCTTTGAACAAGTATCTACCCAATCAATGTCAGTCACACTTATTTTAAAAAGCATATAACACAATTTGGCTCTATCTACTTTTTCACTTGTTATTATATTATTTAATTTTTCTAATGCTGCAGGATTTTTCTTTTTCATAATGATGTTAAAATTATATCCTGTGATATTAGCATTGTTATCCATTATAATATCTGGTGCACTGGTAGCCTCTAGCATAACTCTAGAAACATGTTCACCATATTTTGCAAGGTACTGTTGTACCAATATACCTCCCCCCGAACCACCAAATAGCATTATTTTCCCATCAGATGGTAAGTATCCTTTTTTTTCAAGGTCTTGTCGTACCATTTCTATATCTTCAATTTGTTGATCTGTTCCATAAAGATTCATAACCTTTTTATAGTCAACAGCATTTGCATTGGTATAAACCTCTGGAAATAGTGATGGAGAAGATCCTCTTCTCCCCATAACTACATAAGATAAACCTGGAAGCTTTTCTTCAAATATATCAAAGGTAGATTTTGTATGAACTTTATTTTGCTGCCCATCTGTAAGATAAAATATTACGTCTTTTCCTGGAGTAAAATTAGGACTTAACCTATAAAAACCCTTGTATTTTCCAAGACTGTTGTTATTATGATCTATAGGTAATTCTATATATATGTTTTTGGAATCAGGAGGCATTTCAGGATAGTAGGCAGATAAACTAAGACGTTCTTTAGGAACTGACATATAAGCAGTATACTTAATATATCCTATAACTATTCCTATAAATAATAAAAAACTCATAATTAAAAGGCTTTTTTTTAGTATGTTTTTACTGTAATTTTTCATATTTGTTAGCATTCCTTTCACTTCACTCAAGGCATAGCATAAAATTAGATCTGCGCCTTTGAACTGATTTTATGTTAAAATTTAAAGCAATAAATATTATATTTTGAGTTTAACAATAGATTCTGGGATTTTAATAAAGGAAATCTGAAGAAATTCTGAATTTCAAGGATTGATTTCAAAAGCACATTAGTTTTACTTATTTTTCAAATAAATCGTTTATATTCTTAGAAATTTATAAATAAATATTGTACTATTATATTTATTTAATGATTGATATGAAAAGAAATATTAGAATTGATCAATGCTGAGATGAACTTCAAGATATTCAATTCTGTGAAGTTCATCTCAGCTTATTATAGAAATTTCAAAAAATATATTAGTAGAAAAACTTTTTCTTTGAAAAGCTATTATTGACTCAATAATAGATAGTTTTATTGCTTCGCTCTCTTGTTACATCAAGGGAAAACTAGTGTTTTTGTCCTGGGAAAGCTGAATAAATTACTTACTTAAATATTCATCTATAGCGCTAGCAGCCTGTTTTCCAGCTCCCATAGCAAGTATTACAGTGGCAGCACCTGTTACTGCATCTCCTCCTGCATATACTCCTTCTCTTGTAGTTAATCCTGTTTCTTCTTCTGCTATTATACATTTTCTTTTATTTGTTTCTAATCCCTTTGTAGTAGAGGATATTAGTGGGTTTGGAGAAGTTCCAAGAGACATTATTACTGTATCCACATCCATTATATATTCTGAACCTTCTATCTCTACTGGTCTTCTTCTTCCAGATTGATCTGCTTCTCCTAGTTCCATCTTTATACATTTCATTCCTTTTACCCAGCCCTTTTCATCCTCTAATATTTCTACTGGATTAGTTAAAAGATTGAATATTATTCCTTCTTCCTTTGCATGGTGTACTTCTTCTACCCTTGCTGGAAGTTCTTCTTCTGATCTTCTATATACTATATGAACCTCTGCTCCAAGTCTTAAGGCTGTTCTAGCAGCATCCATAGCAACGTTTCCTCCACCTACTACAGCCACCTTTTGTCCTACTTTTATAGGTGTATCATATTCAGCTTTAAAAGCTTTCATTAAGTTATTTCTTGTTAAAAATTCATTTGCTGAGAATACTCCATTAGCATTTTCTCCTGGTATTCCCATAAATCTTGGAAGTCCCGCTCCTGATCCTATAAATACTGCATCAAATTTTTCTTCTTCTACAAGTTCATCTATAGTTACTGTTCTTCCTATTATTACATTAGTTTCTATTTTAACGCCTAATTTTTTAACGTTTTCTATTTCATGTTTTACTACAGTTTCTTTTGGCAATCTAAATTCTGGTATTCCGTATACTAAAACTCCACCTGGTTCATGAAGAGCTTCAAATATAGTAACATCATATCCTTTTTTAGCTAAATCTCCTGCACAAGTAAGTCCTGCTGGACCACTTCC contains the following coding sequences:
- a CDS encoding class D sortase, with the protein product MNLENKKRHRIITFLVIIIIIIVGLLFISYPFIQIYLDKRTISENLNKWDKERVIVYNDKLENNKSNKSPNNKLKDNKSENIKDNQKKFPEIKIKDKSIIGKIIFPKTGDEIPILKGATEENLKGGATLYDNGIYPGDYGTSVILGHRETTFGFLENIHIGDKVNIESLNEIYEFKVKKIYITNPEDKSILEQENKSSITLVTCYPFRYIGSAPERFIVKLDLIS
- a CDS encoding response regulator transcription factor, encoding MNKINILVVDDEKEIRDLIEIYLRNEGYGIFLAEDGVSALKILKEEDIKLVILDIMLPDIDGISVCRSIRNYKDTPIIMLSAKREDNDKISGILNGADDYIGKPFNPLELMVRIKAQLRRYLKVKSNDINKDEIVIEDLKIDLLSHQVYINDQEVHLTVKEFEILKLLVQNRGKVFSSRNIYENIWNEEFYECDSTIMTHIKNLRIKLNDNFKNPRYIKTVWGVGYKIDSN
- a CDS encoding HAMP domain-containing sensor histidine kinase, which codes for MVLINTKGLRFKLIMMFLVSLIISIPSGFLVDELLGTNSSDYYVQTASFAKQCKAIQKKIANAKNDTEIYSIINENVRYADIFILSKNGEVLIKNKNSMEKNFDLDSITNTNNNIDTTEYAIKYNVIDKLDNNRYILFSGTLLKSEGHSILVLIVPIIIFMMLFFILTNKELDYIKKLCLGLKEIAKGNLKYRVKIMGKDEISEIGKSINDMSQKLYEYKKKEKEIERDKDLFIMNISHDLRTPLTSIIGYVNLLKNEYNYNDNIRKYINIIDLKSTSLDKLINDFFEYNKLSNCEPELNKVNISLNEFIRQVVTGVVPLCSEKNLEIKLLLPNKDININIDPDKMLRVIENLLINSIRYCNIGSEIQVSLTEEENIIICITNECDDFNKAEINNIFNKFYRGDKARNSIKGGTGLGLAIAKNIVELHNGKILAEYNGKKICFKLIL
- a CDS encoding alpha/beta hydrolase, which gives rise to MSFLLFIGIVIGYIKYTAYMSVPKERLSLSAYYPEMPPDSKNIYIELPIDHNNNSLGKYKGFYRLSPNFTPGKDVIFYLTDGQQNKVHTKSTFDIFEEKLPGLSYVVMGRRGSSPSLFPEVYTNANAVDYKKVMNLYGTDQQIEDIEMVRQDLEKKGYLPSDGKIMLFGGSGGGILVQQYLAKYGEHVSRVMLEATSAPDIIMDNNANITGYNFNIIMKKKNPAALEKLNNIITSEKVDRAKLCYMLFKISVTDIDWVDTCSKLIDEIHQGNKKTYYKNLLNPEYNFSLCKIMMKSPIVESTKVRMFEIDGEQIIKYCKKPNTDVNVCFEWGKELLKDYLKQVKDGTLDAPKINLLEDRKKYNGEVLFLIGDIDIDFSPNVAKAITQSYPKSKMVLVHDTHGMVMEEEEYQNLRTIFFTQGLYSDKLQNIINDMNIK
- the gltA gene encoding NADPH-dependent glutamate synthase, whose translation is MDKMKKIQVREQDPKVRATNFEEVCLGYNEEEAVKEASRCLNCKKPMCVTKCPVSIGIPEFIQHVKNKEFEEAAKTIAKYSALPAVCGRVCPQESQCEGKCVLGIKGEPVAIGKLERFVADWSREHNVDLSEREESKNKKVAVIGSGPAGLTCAGDLAKKGYDVTIFEALHEPGGVLVYGIPEFRLPKETVVKHEIENVKKLGVKIETNVIIGRTVTIDELVEEEKFDAVFIGSGAGLPRFMGIPGENANGVFSANEFLTRNNLMKAFKAEYDTPIKVGQKVAVVGGGNVAMDAARTALRLGAEVHIVYRRSEEELPARVEEVHHAKEEGIIFNLLTNPVEILEDEKGWVKGMKCIKMELGEADQSGRRRPVEIEGSEYIMDVDTVIMSLGTSPNPLISSTTKGLETNKRKCIIAEEETGLTTREGVYAGGDAVTGAATVILAMGAGKQAASAIDEYLSK